AGTTCGTGGACCAAAGAATATGAAATCAGTTGGACGCATGCTGAGGAGTAGGAGGGTGATAACTTACCGGGACGTGGGAGTCACGGGCGCTGCGCTTGGGGTCGGTGGCGGAGAAGACGGTGTAGACGAGCACGAAGGTGCCGATGATCTCCGCGGCGAGGCCGGTGCCCTTGGAGAAGCCGGAGCTGAGCTCGTTGGCGCCGCCGCCGTAGCGCACGTAGAAGGCGCTCTGGAACCCCTTGACGAGCCCCACGCCGCAGATGGCGCCCAGGCACTGCGCGATGATGTAGAGCAGCGCGCGCACCAGGGACACCTTGCGCGCCAGGAACAGCCCGAAGGTCACCGCCGGGTTGATGTGTCCGCCCGAGACACCGGCGGTGCAGTAGACGAGCACGAAGATCATGCCGCCGAACGCCCAGGCGATGCCCAGGATGCCGACGCCGCTGCAGGCCGCGTCGGCGGCGTTGGGGCCGGCGGGGTCCGCCTGGTGCTTGTACCCGATGACGGTGGCCACGGTGATGTAGAGGAAGAGCAGCGTGGCCACGAACTCGGCGATGACCGCGCGGTAGAGTGACCACTTGGTCAGCTCCTCGGCGTCGAagagcggcgccggcggcgggtcgGAGTAGTCCTTGGCCGCGTACCCCCCGCCGGGTGGAGCCGCCTCGATGTCCttggccatcgccgcctcctcAGCCGATCGACAAGCTAGGGTGGGTGTGTGTGGTGGTGCCCGAGGTGCGAGTGCGCTGAAGCTCTGTGTGGTGGTGTGAGACGACGAGGGCACGGGCTGGT
This region of Triticum aestivum cultivar Chinese Spring chromosome 2D, IWGSC CS RefSeq v2.1, whole genome shotgun sequence genomic DNA includes:
- the LOC100127064 gene encoding aquaporin PIP2-5, with product MAKDIEAAPPGGGYAAKDYSDPPPAPLFDAEELTKWSLYRAVIAEFVATLLFLYITVATVIGYKHQADPAGPNAADAACSGVGILGIAWAFGGMIFVLVYCTAGVSGGHINPAVTFGLFLARKVSLVRALLYIIAQCLGAICGVGLVKGFQSAFYVRYGGGANELSSGFSKGTGLAAEIIGTFVLVYTVFSATDPKRSARDSHVPVLAPLPIGFAVFMVHLATIPITGTGINPARSLGAAVIYNNEKAWDDHWIFWVGPFIGAAIAALYHQYVLRASATKFGSSASFGSR